In Penicillium oxalicum strain HP7-1 chromosome I, whole genome shotgun sequence, a single window of DNA contains:
- a CDS encoding Golgi apparatus membrane protein tvp23, whose amino-acid sequence MEQAHAGDLNWRLSAHPITLLVFLGIRIGALLMYLFGVLFIHNFVLVFILTLLLLSADFYYLKNIAGRRLVGLRWWNEVDTASGDSHMVFESSDPNVRTISATDKRFFWLSLYLTPALWVGLAVLAIVRLVGVIWLSLVGIALILTITNTVAFSRCDKFSQASTFANRALGGGIVNNLAGGLLGRFFR is encoded by the exons ATGGAGCAGGCACATGCAGGTGATTTGAACTGGCGGCTAAGCGCACATCCGATCACGCTACTTGTCTTCTTGGGTATCCGCATTG GCGCGTTGCTGATGTATCTCTTTGGTGTCTTGTTCATCCATAACTT TGTCCTGGTGTTCATCCTGACCCTCCTACTTCTGTCAGCGGACTTTTATTACCTCAAGAATATTGCAGGACGCCGTCTTGTCGGTCTCCGATGGTGGAATGAAGTCGACACAGCTTCCGGCGACTCACATATGGTCTTTGAATCATCTGACCCGAATGTTCGCACTATAAGCGCCACAGACAAGCGCTTCTTCTGGCTGAGCTTATATCTGACGCCAGCTCTATGGGTTGGACTAGCGGTCCTTGCCATAGTGCGGTTGGTGGGTGTGATCTGGCTGAGTCTTGTTG GTATTGCTTTGATTCTGACTATCACTAACACCGTTGCTTTCTCGCGGTGTGATAAGTTCAGTCAAGCCTCGACATTTGCCAACCGGGCTCTGGGTGGAGGAATTGTGAACAACCTGGCAGGCGGCCTGCTAGGGCGGTTCTTCCGTTAG
- a CDS encoding Glutamine synthetase produces the protein MHLVLPQSRRTAPASSDSFDALPGRNIHDHEVPILTETAANYSCAVRLIGCRFNCRLQHGECAFDSRCIGFPQWPLSLRGNTLILTSLGVEQLMKYMTLDQRGRVQAEYVWIDANGGTRSKTKTLSKAVTSVEELPEWNFDGSSTGQAPGDNSDVYLRPVAIFPDPFRRGENILVLCETWDADGSPNKFNYRHDAARLMETNAKEEFWFGLEQEYTLLGTDGWPYGWPRGGFPGAQGPYYCGVGTGKVYCRDIVEAHYRACLYAGINISGINAEVMPSQWEYQVGPCPGIDMGDHLWMSRFILHRVAEEFGVRISFEPKPIDGDWNGAGLHSNVSTAATRAEGGMKAIEAAMKKFEARHQEHIAVYGEGNDKRLTGRHETGNIDKFSYGVADRGGSIRIPRQVAKDGKGYFEDRRPASNADPYQITGIIVETMCGGL, from the exons ATGCACCTTGTCCTTCCTCAGTCCCGGAGGACCGCTCCCGCATCGAGTGACTCATTCGATGCTCTGCCCGGGAGGAACATTCACGACCACGAGGTCCCAATCCTGACTGAAACGGCTGCTAACTACTCTTGCGCTGTTCGATTGATAGGCTGCCGATTCAACTGTCGTCTCCAACACGGAGAATGTGCGTTTGATTCTCGATGCATTGGATTTCCACAATGGCCGCTGAGCCTGCGAGGAAATACTCTTATACTGACTTCCCTTGGGGTCGAACAGCTCATGAAGTACATGACCCTGGACCAGCGTGGTCGTGTCCAGGCTGAGTACGTTTGGATTGATGCCAACGGTGGCACTCGTTCGAAGACCAAG ACCCTCTCCAAGGCCGTCACGAGTGTTGAAGAACTTCCCGAATGGAACTTTGACGGTTCCTCGACCGGCCAGGCCCCCGGTGACAACTCCGATGTCTACCTCCGCCCCGTCGCTATCTTCCCCGACCCCTTCCGCCGCGGTGAGAACATTCTCGTCCTCTGCGAGACCTGGGATGCCGATGGAAGCCCCAACAAGTTCAACTACCGTCACGATGCCGCCCGCCTGATGGAGACCAACGCCAAGGAGGAGTTCTGGTTCGGTCTGGAGCAGGAGTACACCCTTCTCGGCACTGACGGCTGGCCCTATGGCTGGCCCCGTGGTGGTTTCCCCGGTGCCCAGGGCCCCTACTACTGCGGTGTTGGTACCGGCAAGGTCTACTGCCGTGACATCGTTGAGGCTCACTACCGCGCCTGCCTGTACGCTGGCATCAACATCTCCGGTATCAACGCCGAGGTCATGCCCTCTCAGTGGGAGTACCAGGTTGGCCCTTGCCCCGGCATTGACA TGGGTGACCACCTCTGGATGTCCCGCTTCATCCTCCACCGTGTCGCTGAAGAGTTCGGTGTCCGCATTTCTTTCGAGCCCAAGCCCATTGACGGCGACTGGAACGGTGCCGGTCTCCACTCCAACGTGTCTACCGCCGCTACCCGTGCTGAGGGTGGTATGAAGGCTATCGAGGCCGCCATGAAGAAGTTCGAGGCTCGCCACCAAGAACACATTGCAGTGTACGGTGAGGGCAACGACAAGCGCCTGACTGGCCGTCACGAGACCGGTAACATCGACAAGTTCTCATATGGTGTCGCCGACCGTGGTGGCTCCATCCGTATCCCCCGCCAGGTCGCCAAGGATGGCAAGGGTTACTTTGAGGACCGTCGCCCTGCCTCCAACGCCGATCCTTACCAGATCACCGGTATCATCGTGGAGACCATGTGCGGTGGTCTGTAA
- a CDS encoding Guanine nucleotide-binding protein subunit beta-like protein: MLVDGTAEPHKAATNRVRARAGTQPTSSLPLRFYLTSVNDLLRHTSLLHRLTPIMAEQLVLRGTLEGHNGWVTSLATSLENPNMLLSGSRDKTLIIWNLTRDEQAYGYPKRSLEGHSHIVSDCVISSDGAYALSASWDKSLRLWELATGNTTRTFVGHTNDVLSVSFSADNRQIVSGSRDRTIKLWNTLGDCKFTITDKGHTEWVSCVRFSPNPQNPVIVSAGWDKLVKVWELASCRLQTDHIGHTGYINTVTISPDGSLCASGGKDGTTMLWDLNESKHLYSLHAGDEIHALVFSPNRYWLCAATSSSITIFDLEKKSKVDELKPEYVEKGKKSRDPECISLAWSADGQTLFAGYTDNKIRAWGVMSRA; the protein is encoded by the exons ATGCTGGTCGAT GGCACGGCGGAACCACACAAGGCGGCAACCAACCGGGTTAGGGCTCGAGCGGGCACGCAGCCAacctcctccctccctctgCGATTTTATCTCACCAGCGTCAACGACCTACTCCGCCATACCTCTCTCCTTCATCGTCTCACTCCCATCATGGCTGAGCAGCTGGTTCTTCGCGGCACCCTCGAGGGCCACAATGGCTGGGTTACCTCCCTCGCCACCTCTCTGGAGAA CCCTAACATGCTGCTGTCGGGCTCTCGCGACAAGACCCTGATCATCTGGAACCTTACCCGCGATGAGCAGGCTTACGGCTACCCCAAGCGCAGCCTGGAGGGCCACTCTCACATCGTCTCCGACTGT GTGATCTCCTCCGACGGTGCTTACGCTCTGTCTGCCTCCTGGGACAAGTCCCTCCGTCTGTGGGAGCTCGCCACTGGCAACACCACCCGCACTTTCGTCGGCCACACCAACGACGTTCTGTCCGTCTCTTTCTCCGCCGACAACCGTCAGATCGTCTCCGGTTCCCGTGACCGCACCATCAAGCTGTGGAACACCCTCGGTGACTGCAAGTTCACCATCACCGACAAGGGCCACACCGAGTGGGTTTCCTGCGTTCGCTTCAGCCCCAACCCCCAGAACCCCGTCATCGTCTCCGCTGGTTGGGACAAGCTCGTCAAG GTCTGGGAGCTCGCTTCCTGCCGCCTGCAGACCGACCACATCGGCCACACCGGTTACATCAACACCGTTACCATCTCCCCCGATGGATCCCTCTGCGCCTCCGGTGGCAAGGACGGTACCACCATGCTGTGGGACCTCAACGAGTCCAAGCACCTCTACTCCCTCCACGCTGGTGACGAGATCCACGCCCTTGTCTTCTCCCCCAACCGCTACTGGCTGTGCGCTGCCACCAGCAGCTCCATCACCATCTTCGAcctcgagaagaagagcaaggtTGATGAGCTCAAGCCTGAGTACGttgagaagggcaagaagagcCGTGACCCCGAGTGTATCTCCCTCGCCTGGTCCGCTGATGGCCAGACTCTGTTCGCTGGTTACACCGACAACAAGATCCGTGCCTGGGGTGTTATGTCGCGGGCGTAA
- a CDS encoding Succinate dehydrogenase assembly factor 2 produces the protein MSAPRLVSRLLRPSTGGFNARHVTGLQRSFGTTGLRFKGPEDAYTGKLEHFTGGRQDQGPAKPELEVGEMEGITFKVEPLRRTNEDTSTMRARLLYQSRKRGILESDLLLSTFANVYLGKMSHAQLQEYDRFLDENDWDIYYWATQDHPSELPESAKPPKEDTVTETWMNTGAKSGEWAQTVGAFKAAYRPVPSRWADSEVLRLLRAHVQDKSATGFESAKKKKHEAGSGLGRMPDVQVFTN, from the exons ATGTCTGCTCCCAGACTTGTCTCTCGCCTTTTGCGTCCCTCTACAGGGGGATTCAATGCTCGCCACGTTACCGGCCTTCAGCGTTCCTTCGGCACGACCGGACTGCGCTTCAAGGGTCCTGAAGATGCCTACACGGGCAAGCTCGAACACTTCACAGGTGGtcgccaagatcaagggccAGCGAAGCCCGAGTTAGAAGTTGGAGAAATGGAGGGTATCACATTCAAGGTTGAGCCTTTGAGAAGAACTAATGAGGATACTTCAACAATGCGAGCCCGGTTACTAT ACCAGAGCCGGAAGCGCGGTATTCTCGAGTCcgaccttcttctctcaaCGTTCGCCAATGTCTATTTAGGCAAAATGTCTCACGCCCAGCTGCAAGAATATGATCGCTTCCTCGATGAGAACGACTGGGATATCTATTACTGGGCGACGCAGGACCATCCCTCCGAGCTCCCTGAGAGCGCAAAGCCGCCCAAGGAAGACACCGTCACGGAGACTTGGATGAACACCGGTGCCAAGAGTGGCGAGTGGGCGCAAACCGTTGGCGCGTTCAAGGCGGCTTACCGACCTGTACCCTCGCGCTGGGCAGACTCGGAGGTCTTGCGCTTGTTGCGCGCGCATGTGCAGGATAAGAGCGCGACGGGCTTTGAAtccgccaagaagaagaagcatgaGGCTGGTAGCGGCCTGGGCCGGATGCCTGATGTCCAAGTCTTCACTAATTAA